A region from the Kribbella shirazensis genome encodes:
- the hisN gene encoding histidinol-phosphatase produces the protein MPSHTDDLRLAHILADDADSTTMDRYKALDLHVATKPDLTPVSESDKKVEDVMRKTLARARPRDAFVGEEDGTSGWGVRRWVVDPIDGTKNYIRGVPVWATLISLMIEDQVVVGVVSAPALGKRWWASYGDGAWTGRALHSSQPCRVSDVSKLEDASLSYASLKGWEKLGKKDQWAELMDSVWRTRAYGDFWSYMLVAEGAVDIAAEPELNLYDMAALAIIVEEAGGRFTSVDGAPGPNGPNAVATNGRLHDEVLKHLE, from the coding sequence ATGCCTTCGCACACGGATGACCTGCGGCTCGCCCACATCCTGGCCGACGACGCGGACTCGACCACGATGGACCGCTACAAGGCGCTCGACCTGCACGTGGCCACCAAGCCCGACCTCACCCCGGTGAGCGAGTCGGACAAGAAGGTCGAGGACGTGATGCGCAAGACGCTCGCCCGGGCCCGCCCGCGGGACGCGTTCGTGGGCGAAGAGGACGGGACCTCCGGCTGGGGTGTGCGCCGCTGGGTGGTCGACCCGATCGACGGCACCAAGAACTACATCCGCGGCGTCCCGGTCTGGGCGACGCTGATCAGCCTGATGATCGAGGACCAGGTCGTCGTCGGCGTGGTGTCGGCTCCCGCGCTCGGGAAGCGCTGGTGGGCGTCGTACGGCGACGGCGCCTGGACCGGCCGCGCGCTGCACTCGTCGCAGCCGTGCCGGGTCAGCGACGTGAGCAAACTCGAGGACGCCTCGCTGTCGTACGCCTCGCTCAAGGGCTGGGAGAAGCTCGGCAAGAAGGACCAGTGGGCCGAGCTGATGGACTCGGTCTGGCGGACCCGCGCGTACGGCGACTTCTGGTCGTACATGCTGGTCGCCGAGGGCGCCGTCGACATCGCCGCCGAGCCCGAGCTGAACCTGTACGACATGGCCGCGCTGGCGATCATCGTCGAGGAGGCCGGCGGCCGCTTCACCTCCGTCGACGGTGCCCCCGGCCCGAACGGCCCGAACGCCGTCGCCACCAACGGCCGCCTCCACGACGAGGTCCTGAAACACCTGGAGTGA